From one Streptomyces sp. NBC_01478 genomic stretch:
- a CDS encoding MHYT domain-containing protein has protein sequence MGHLDHATFGWLTPVLSYVMACMGAALGLRCTVRALGATGRSRRNWLITAASALGTGIWTMHFVAMLGFGVSGTDIRYDVPLTILSLLVAMVVVCAGVFAVGYGRDRSRALFLGGLTTGLGVASMHYLGMAAMRLHGDVSYDPMLVGLSVLIAVVAATAALWAALNIKSPVAVTAASLVMGAAVSSMHYTGMLAVRVHVTPSGAVLPGATAMQFIFPLAVGLGSYLFLTSAFVALSPTTGEREATASAQRPVESVAR, from the coding sequence ATGGGACACCTGGACCACGCCACCTTCGGCTGGCTGACCCCCGTGCTGTCATACGTGATGGCCTGCATGGGCGCCGCACTAGGGCTGCGCTGCACCGTCCGCGCCCTCGGTGCCACCGGCCGGTCGCGCCGCAACTGGCTCATCACCGCGGCCTCCGCGCTCGGCACCGGCATCTGGACCATGCACTTCGTGGCCATGCTCGGCTTCGGCGTCAGCGGCACCGACATCCGCTACGACGTGCCACTGACCATCCTCAGCCTCCTGGTCGCCATGGTCGTCGTCTGCGCGGGCGTCTTCGCGGTCGGCTACGGCCGCGACCGGAGCCGTGCGCTCTTCCTCGGCGGCCTCACCACAGGACTGGGTGTCGCGAGCATGCACTACCTGGGCATGGCGGCGATGCGGTTGCACGGTGACGTGAGCTACGACCCGATGCTCGTCGGACTCTCCGTCCTGATCGCCGTCGTCGCGGCGACAGCGGCCCTGTGGGCGGCCCTCAACATCAAGTCGCCCGTCGCGGTCACCGCCGCCTCCCTCGTCATGGGAGCGGCCGTCAGCAGCATGCACTACACCGGCATGTTGGCGGTGCGCGTGCACGTCACCCCCTCCGGGGCGGTCCTGCCCGGGGCCACGGCGATGCAGTTCATCTTCCCCCTCGCCGTCGGCCTCGGGTCCTACCTGTTCCTGACCTCGGCGTTCGTCGCCCTGTCG
- a CDS encoding class I SAM-dependent methyltransferase: MSDDHTHVQEFFGARAADWDSRFPDDGPAYAAAVAELGLRVGARVLDAGCGTGRALPPLRAAVGRSGVVVGADLTPAMLEAAVRAGRGRDGRLLIADVAALPLRSDSLDAVFAAGLIAHLPQPEENLRELARVVRPGGTLALFHPIGRAALAARQGRQITPDDLRAEPNLRPLLAGSGWNMTSYADEDARFLALAVREG, from the coding sequence ATGAGCGACGACCACACACACGTCCAGGAGTTCTTCGGCGCGCGCGCCGCCGACTGGGACAGCCGCTTCCCCGACGACGGGCCCGCCTACGCCGCCGCGGTCGCCGAACTCGGGCTGCGGGTGGGAGCCCGGGTGCTCGACGCGGGCTGCGGGACGGGACGCGCCTTGCCGCCGCTCCGTGCGGCCGTGGGGCGGTCCGGAGTGGTGGTCGGGGCCGATCTGACCCCGGCCATGCTGGAGGCCGCCGTACGGGCCGGACGCGGCCGTGACGGGCGCCTGCTGATCGCCGACGTCGCCGCGCTGCCGCTGCGGTCGGACTCGCTCGACGCCGTGTTCGCCGCGGGGTTGATCGCGCACCTGCCCCAACCGGAGGAGAATCTGCGGGAGTTGGCACGGGTGGTGCGCCCGGGCGGCACGCTGGCCCTGTTCCACCCGATCGGCCGGGCCGCGCTCGCGGCGCGTCAGGGGCGGCAGATCACGCCGGACGACCTGCGCGCGGAGCCCAATCTCCGTCCACTGCTGGCCGGTTCGGGGTGGAACATGACCTCGTACGCCGACGAGGACGCCCGCTTCCTGGCGCTGGCCGTGCGCGAGGGCTGA
- a CDS encoding fatty acid desaturase family protein: MSQTTAVVGAPDPGDAVEAPPGSEFAPLLRRVKNRGLLERRHTWYARCIAANALALSGIVTGIVLIGDSWLTLLLAPLLAVFGARTAFIGHDAGHSQIAGDKTVNRLVGLIHGNLLLGMSYSWWNDKHNRHHANPNHIDKDPDVVADILVFTGEQARDRSGFRRRLTRNQAWLFFPLTLLEGVALKVHGFQDLRRQPRRERTVEGALLVSHAVAYATLLLISMSPGKALAFAALHQALFGLHLGLAFAPNHKGMGMPDPNGERWGHLRRQVLTSRNVRHGVLTDWFLGGLNYQIEHHLFPSMPRPNLRLAQPLVRAHCQDVGIPYVETGLVDSYRQALRHLHEVGEPLRMEWTE; encoded by the coding sequence ATGTCCCAGACCACCGCAGTCGTCGGCGCACCTGATCCTGGGGATGCCGTCGAGGCACCTCCAGGAAGCGAGTTCGCGCCCCTTCTGCGCAGGGTCAAGAACCGAGGCCTACTGGAGCGGCGGCACACCTGGTACGCGCGCTGCATCGCCGCCAACGCCCTCGCGTTGAGCGGCATCGTCACGGGCATCGTTCTGATCGGCGACTCCTGGCTGACCCTGCTCCTGGCGCCGCTGCTGGCCGTGTTCGGTGCCCGCACGGCCTTCATAGGCCATGACGCGGGCCACTCCCAGATCGCCGGCGACAAGACCGTCAACCGCCTCGTCGGCCTGATCCACGGCAACCTGCTGCTGGGGATGAGCTACTCCTGGTGGAACGACAAGCACAACCGCCACCACGCGAACCCCAACCACATCGACAAGGACCCGGACGTCGTCGCCGACATCCTCGTCTTCACCGGCGAGCAGGCCAGGGACCGCTCAGGTTTCCGGCGCCGGCTCACCCGCAACCAGGCGTGGCTGTTCTTCCCGCTCACCCTGCTCGAAGGCGTCGCCCTCAAGGTCCACGGTTTCCAGGACCTGCGGCGCCAGCCCCGTCGTGAGCGGACGGTCGAGGGCGCTCTCCTGGTGAGCCATGCCGTGGCCTACGCGACGCTGCTGCTCATCTCGATGTCCCCGGGGAAGGCACTCGCGTTCGCCGCGCTGCACCAGGCCCTGTTCGGCCTGCACCTCGGCCTGGCCTTCGCGCCCAACCACAAGGGCATGGGGATGCCGGACCCGAACGGCGAACGGTGGGGTCATCTCCGCCGCCAGGTACTCACCTCGCGGAACGTCCGTCACGGTGTCCTGACCGACTGGTTCCTCGGCGGCCTCAACTACCAGATCGAACACCACCTCTTCCCGAGCATGCCGCGGCCCAATCTGCGGCTCGCACAGCCTCTGGTGCGCGCCCACTGTCAGGATGTGGGTATCCCGTATGTGGAGACCGGGCTCGTCGACTCCTACCGACAGGCCCTGCGCCACCTCCACGAGGTGGGGGAGCCGCTGCGCATGGAGTGGACGGAGTGA
- the rox gene encoding rifampin monooxygenase, with product MIDVIVVGGGPTGLMLACELRLHGVHVVVLEKLTGPTGESRGQGLHARSVEIMDQRGLLDRFLDVSQKFQVGGLFGGIVKPWPDRSDTAHPYGVATAQPVTERLLEERAVELGTEIRRGCEVAGLSQAEDEVTVELADGSELRSRYVVGCDGGRSTVRKVLGVGFPGEPATVETLLGEMEATEDPATIAGVVEEVRRTQLRFGVSPGENGVYRVVVPADGVAEDRATAPTLDDFKQRLRAVAGTDFGVHSPRWLSRFGDATRQAERYRVDRVLLAGDAAHVHPPTGGQGLNLGVQDAFNLGWKLAAAVNGWAPEGLLDSYHAERHPVGARVIANTRAQITLLGTDPGATALRELFSTLMDFEEVNRYVTEMITAVGIRYDFGEGHELLGRRLRDVKLKQGRLYELTHGGRGLLLDQTGRLSVAGWADRVDHVVDVSEELDVPAVLLRPDGHVAWVGDDQEDLLGRLPRWFGAAHQVPSTGQYAGNAQPPG from the coding sequence ATGATTGACGTGATCGTGGTCGGCGGCGGACCGACCGGCTTGATGCTGGCCTGCGAGTTGCGACTGCACGGCGTGCACGTGGTCGTGCTGGAGAAGTTGACCGGGCCGACCGGGGAGTCCCGCGGGCAGGGTCTGCACGCGCGCAGTGTCGAGATCATGGACCAGCGCGGCCTGCTCGACCGGTTCCTCGATGTCAGCCAGAAGTTCCAGGTGGGCGGTCTCTTCGGGGGCATCGTCAAACCGTGGCCGGACCGGTCGGACACGGCCCACCCGTACGGCGTCGCCACCGCGCAGCCGGTCACCGAGCGGTTGCTCGAGGAGCGTGCCGTCGAACTCGGCACGGAGATCCGGCGCGGCTGCGAGGTGGCCGGGTTGAGTCAGGCCGAGGACGAGGTGACCGTCGAACTGGCGGACGGATCGGAGCTGCGTTCGCGCTACGTCGTCGGATGCGACGGCGGTCGCAGCACGGTACGCAAGGTCCTCGGCGTCGGTTTCCCCGGCGAGCCCGCGACCGTCGAGACGCTGCTGGGCGAAATGGAGGCGACCGAGGATCCGGCCACGATCGCCGGCGTCGTCGAGGAAGTCCGCAGGACCCAGCTACGGTTCGGCGTCAGCCCCGGTGAGAACGGCGTGTACCGCGTCGTCGTGCCCGCCGACGGCGTTGCCGAGGACCGTGCGACCGCGCCGACCCTCGACGACTTCAAGCAGCGGCTACGGGCCGTCGCGGGCACCGACTTCGGTGTGCACTCGCCGCGCTGGCTGTCCCGCTTCGGCGACGCCACCCGGCAGGCCGAGCGCTACCGCGTCGACCGGGTCCTGCTGGCCGGCGACGCGGCGCACGTCCATCCGCCGACCGGCGGACAGGGGCTCAACCTCGGTGTACAGGACGCGTTCAACCTCGGCTGGAAGCTGGCGGCCGCGGTCAACGGCTGGGCTCCGGAAGGGTTGTTGGACAGTTATCACGCCGAACGACACCCGGTGGGCGCCCGCGTGATCGCCAACACGCGCGCGCAGATCACGCTTCTGGGGACCGATCCGGGGGCGACCGCACTACGGGAACTGTTCTCGACGCTCATGGACTTCGAGGAGGTGAACCGGTACGTGACCGAGATGATCACCGCGGTCGGGATCCGCTACGACTTCGGCGAGGGCCATGAACTGCTCGGTCGGCGACTGCGGGACGTGAAGCTGAAACAGGGGCGCCTCTACGAGTTGACGCACGGCGGCCGAGGCCTGCTGCTCGACCAGACCGGTCGGCTCTCGGTCGCGGGCTGGGCGGATCGCGTCGACCACGTAGTCGACGTCAGCGAGGAACTGGACGTACCTGCGGTGCTTCTCCGGCCGGACGGCCACGTGGCGTGGGTGGGGGACGACCAGGAGGATCTGCTCGGTCGGTTGCCCAGGTGGTTCGGCGCGGCCCACCAGGTGCCCTCCACCGGTCAGTACGCCGGGAACGCCCAGCCTCCCGGGTAG
- a CDS encoding GNAT family N-acetyltransferase, protein MDDPYPLRPVTEDEFETWARMVGDTYGSDLSDEQLAHGRAATELPRTIAAFDGPAPVGGTAAHARVLTVPGALLPVAGVTWVGVTPTHRRRGILTSMMRRQLTDLHTSGAEPIAVLRPSEAAIYGRYGYGPATQGARLRCDKRALRFRPGTDFGDGTIRLLGRDQARPQIEKLYDRVRIDTVGWPGRNVTSWDGRLTDRPEERGGASALRCALHHEADGRTTGYALYRIKQDASGGDGNALRVVELATVSRQAYAALWRFLAGIDLVSWIEYEGAVDEPLPYLLTDPRAVRPAPVDRLWVRLVDVDRALAARRYAGALDLVLEVEDAFCPWNTGRYRLTADHDTASCARTRAPADLRLTAAELGAALLGGTTLASLAAAGLVQELRAGALSRATAAFRADREPFYPGGWAFPAY, encoded by the coding sequence GTGGATGATCCCTACCCCCTCCGCCCGGTCACCGAGGACGAGTTCGAGACCTGGGCCCGCATGGTCGGCGACACCTACGGAAGTGATCTGTCCGACGAGCAACTGGCCCACGGGCGAGCCGCGACCGAACTGCCCCGCACCATCGCCGCGTTCGACGGCCCCGCACCGGTCGGCGGAACCGCGGCACACGCGCGCGTACTGACCGTTCCGGGCGCGCTGCTCCCGGTCGCCGGGGTCACCTGGGTCGGTGTCACCCCGACCCACCGCCGACGCGGCATCCTCACGTCGATGATGCGCAGACAGCTCACCGACCTGCACACGTCCGGCGCCGAGCCGATCGCGGTACTGCGCCCCTCCGAAGCCGCCATCTACGGCCGCTACGGCTACGGGCCGGCCACCCAAGGAGCCCGCCTCCGCTGCGACAAGCGCGCCCTGCGCTTCCGCCCCGGAACCGACTTCGGTGACGGAACCATCCGCCTCCTGGGACGCGATCAGGCCCGCCCGCAGATCGAGAAGCTCTACGACCGCGTCCGGATCGACACGGTCGGTTGGCCCGGCCGCAACGTCACCTCCTGGGACGGCCGCTTGACCGACCGACCGGAGGAGCGCGGAGGCGCGAGCGCGCTGCGATGCGCACTGCACCATGAAGCGGACGGCCGGACGACGGGATACGCCCTCTACCGGATCAAGCAGGACGCGTCAGGCGGCGACGGGAACGCGCTGCGGGTCGTCGAGCTGGCCACCGTCTCCCGGCAGGCGTACGCGGCCCTGTGGCGCTTCCTCGCCGGCATCGACCTCGTCTCCTGGATCGAGTACGAGGGAGCGGTGGACGAGCCGTTGCCGTACCTGCTGACCGATCCGCGCGCCGTGCGCCCGGCGCCGGTCGATCGCCTCTGGGTACGGCTGGTCGACGTCGACCGGGCGCTGGCGGCTCGGCGTTACGCGGGCGCCCTGGACCTCGTCCTGGAGGTCGAGGACGCCTTCTGCCCCTGGAACACGGGCCGTTACCGGTTGACGGCCGACCACGACACGGCTTCCTGCGCACGGACCCGCGCACCGGCCGACCTGCGGTTGACCGCGGCCGAACTCGGAGCGGCCCTCCTCGGCGGCACCACGCTCGCGTCCCTCGCCGCCGCCGGTCTCGTCCAGGAACTGCGAGCCGGAGCCCTGTCCCGCGCGACGGCGGCGTTCCGCGCCGACCGGGAGCCGTTCTACCCGGGAGGCTGGGCGTTCCCGGCGTACTGA
- a CDS encoding esterase-like activity of phytase family protein, producing MSPHDLVRRRVRHSVAVGVPFAVVVALMAAGTAVGAPAKAEAAHVTRMATLGDIPLGAFSNALLAGSVDNDRGVDLGGIGSDIYPAGRKGEYWTITDRGPNGQIKVSGTKRRTFPVPGFDPAIVKIRVSGDSVKALEALPIATSSGKAVTGLSNQQGRDEAPYSYDAQTPLSYNPNGLDTEGIVRAGDGSFWLVDEYGPSLVHVSARGKVLTRYVPKGLHLTGADYPVVEALPAVLLRRKINRGFEGLAQLPGGDLVMALQSPLSLPDGDAGDASLNTRLLRFSPKKKAVTAEYAYRFDPVNVVDPSEDDTSELKISSVVAVGDDRLLVEERTDKAARLQLVKLERKSNILGGRYDDDTTSPSLEQLDDPAAAGVPVLAKKLVVDLGTVSGVPQKIEGIARVDHDTLALINDNDFGMTDGAGAFDAQGRLVDSGIETTVVYVRLPHGI from the coding sequence ATGTCCCCGCACGACCTCGTCCGGCGCCGTGTCCGTCATTCCGTCGCGGTGGGTGTTCCGTTCGCCGTCGTGGTCGCCCTCATGGCGGCGGGTACGGCCGTCGGAGCGCCCGCGAAGGCCGAGGCCGCCCATGTCACGCGTATGGCGACGCTGGGCGACATCCCGCTCGGCGCGTTCAGCAACGCGCTGCTGGCCGGGTCGGTGGACAACGACCGGGGAGTGGACCTCGGCGGTATCGGCAGCGACATCTACCCGGCCGGCCGCAAGGGCGAGTACTGGACGATCACCGACCGCGGGCCCAACGGCCAGATCAAGGTGAGCGGGACGAAGCGCCGTACGTTCCCGGTGCCCGGTTTCGACCCGGCGATCGTGAAGATCCGTGTCTCCGGAGACAGCGTGAAGGCCCTGGAGGCCCTCCCGATCGCCACGTCGTCCGGGAAGGCCGTCACCGGGCTGTCGAACCAGCAGGGGCGCGACGAGGCGCCGTACTCCTACGACGCACAGACGCCGTTGTCGTACAACCCGAACGGGCTGGACACAGAGGGCATCGTGCGGGCCGGGGACGGGTCCTTCTGGCTCGTCGACGAGTACGGGCCCTCCCTGGTGCATGTCTCCGCGCGCGGGAAGGTGCTCACGCGGTACGTGCCCAAGGGGCTGCATCTGACCGGTGCCGACTACCCGGTGGTGGAGGCGCTGCCGGCCGTCCTGCTGCGCCGGAAGATCAACCGCGGCTTCGAGGGGCTCGCCCAACTGCCCGGCGGTGACCTGGTGATGGCCCTGCAGAGCCCGCTGTCGCTGCCGGACGGGGACGCCGGGGACGCGTCCCTGAACACCCGTCTGCTGCGCTTCTCGCCGAAGAAGAAGGCGGTCACGGCGGAGTACGCGTACCGCTTCGACCCGGTGAACGTGGTCGACCCCAGCGAGGACGACACGTCCGAACTCAAGATCTCCTCGGTGGTCGCCGTGGGCGACGACCGCCTCCTGGTCGAGGAGCGCACCGACAAGGCGGCCCGGCTCCAACTCGTCAAGCTGGAGCGCAAGTCGAACATCCTCGGCGGTCGCTACGACGACGACACGACGTCCCCGTCGCTGGAGCAGCTCGACGACCCGGCGGCCGCAGGTGTCCCGGTGCTGGCCAAGAAGCTGGTCGTCGACCTGGGGACAGTCTCCGGGGTGCCCCAGAAGATCGAGGGCATCGCGCGCGTGGATCACGACACGCTCGCCCTGATCAATGACAACGACTTCGGGATGACGGACGGCGCGGGCGCGTTCGACGCCCAGGGGCGGCTGGTCGACAGCGGTATCGAGACCACCGTGGTGTACGTGAGGCTGCCGCACGGCATCTGA
- the xylA gene encoding xylose isomerase: MNYQPTPEDRFTFGLWTVGWQGRDPFGDATRRALDPVETVQRLSELGAHGVTFHDDDLIPFGSSDTEREAHIKRFREALDATGMKVPMATTNLFTHPVFKDGAFTANDRDVRRYALRKTIRNIDLAVELGAETYVAWGGREGAESGAAKDVRVALDRMKEAFDLLGEYVTDQGYSIKFAIEPKPNEPRGDILLPTVGHALAFIERLERPELYGVNPEVGHEQMAGLNFPHGIAQALWAGKLFHIDLNGQSGIKYDQDLRFGNGDLRAAFWLVDLLESAGYAGPKHFDFKPPRTEDLDGVWASAAGCMRNYLILKERSAAFRADPVVQEALRASRLDELAQQTAADGLKSLLADRSAFEDFDIEAAAKRGMAFEQLDQLAMDHLLGARG; encoded by the coding sequence ATGAACTACCAGCCCACCCCCGAGGACAGGTTCACCTTCGGCCTGTGGACCGTCGGCTGGCAGGGAAGGGACCCGTTCGGCGACGCCACCCGCCGTGCCCTCGACCCGGTCGAGACGGTGCAGCGCCTGTCCGAGCTCGGCGCCCACGGTGTGACCTTCCACGACGACGACCTGATCCCCTTCGGGTCCTCGGACACCGAGCGCGAGGCGCACATCAAGCGCTTCCGCGAGGCCCTCGACGCGACCGGCATGAAGGTGCCGATGGCGACCACCAACCTCTTCACGCACCCGGTCTTCAAGGACGGCGCGTTCACCGCCAACGACCGCGACGTGCGCCGCTACGCCCTGCGCAAGACGATCCGCAACATCGACCTGGCGGTCGAGCTGGGCGCCGAGACCTACGTCGCCTGGGGCGGCCGCGAGGGCGCCGAGTCCGGCGCCGCCAAGGACGTACGGGTCGCTCTCGACCGCATGAAGGAGGCGTTCGACCTCCTCGGCGAGTACGTCACCGACCAGGGCTACAGCATCAAGTTCGCGATCGAGCCCAAGCCGAACGAGCCCCGCGGCGACATCCTGCTCCCCACCGTCGGCCACGCCCTGGCGTTCATCGAGCGCCTGGAGCGCCCGGAGCTCTACGGCGTCAACCCCGAGGTCGGCCACGAGCAGATGGCCGGGCTCAACTTCCCGCACGGCATCGCCCAGGCCCTGTGGGCGGGCAAGCTCTTCCACATCGACCTCAACGGCCAGTCCGGCATCAAGTACGACCAGGACCTGCGCTTCGGCAACGGCGACCTGCGTGCCGCCTTCTGGCTGGTCGACCTCCTGGAGAGCGCCGGTTACGCCGGCCCGAAGCACTTCGACTTCAAGCCGCCGCGCACCGAGGACCTCGACGGCGTGTGGGCGTCGGCGGCCGGCTGCATGCGCAACTACCTGATCCTCAAGGAGCGTTCGGCCGCGTTCCGCGCCGACCCGGTGGTCCAGGAGGCGCTGCGCGCCTCGCGCCTGGACGAACTGGCGCAGCAGACCGCGGCGGACGGCCTCAAGTCGCTGCTCGCGGACCGCTCGGCGTTCGAGGACTTCGACATCGAGGCGGCCGCCAAGCGCGGGATGGCCTTCGAGCAGCTCGACCAGCTCGCCATGGACCACCTCCTGGGAGCACGCGGCTGA